From Salvia splendens isolate huo1 chromosome 3, SspV2, whole genome shotgun sequence, a single genomic window includes:
- the LOC121793904 gene encoding uncharacterized protein LOC121793904 encodes MRDIVDAMSLLSNIYTVGNPSQGELDAHELALDDRFDGPPGSLFRPGWVGRSLPFPIILVCSFPSASRSMKHMPASFVDSRSVGGSTSSGKSLRRTVGGGNTAGCVD; translated from the exons ATGAG AGATATTGTCGACGCTATGAGTTTGTTATCCAATAT TTACACGGTGGGAAATCCCTCGCAAGGTGAATTGGACGCACACGAGCTGGCGTTGGATGACAGATTTGACGGGCCACCTGGGTCTTTGTTTCGCCCGGGCTGGGTCGGCAGGTCCCTTCCCTTCCCCATCATCCTAGTGTGCAGTTTCCCATCAGCGTCGAGGTCAATGAAACATATGCCAGCTTCATTTGTAGACTCCCGATCAGTAGGGGGTTCGACTTCATCCGGAAAGAGCTTGCGACGAACCGTTGGTGGTGGGAATACAGCTG GGTGTGTGGATTGA
- the LOC121797378 gene encoding protein GrpE-like: MATAAMLKTPPTFSTPAAYLCSTAAGGSSVKPPQISFTSTRLSLPLIRCRIHHSRHHKRRTGIKFLSLSAQKFSTCAANGETAEAETETQEKEPAQGSDSEPQIEGDTDGTANVDGSSETTDAVADEPSSLVIASLNLYKEALANNDDSKVTEVESFLKSIEEEKIDLERKVTNLSEELQYEKDRVLRISADFDNFRKRTERDRLSQVSNARGEVLENLLPVLDNFERAKAQIKVETEGEEKITNSYQSIYKQFVEILVSLGVVPVETVGKPFDPMLHEAIMREDSAEYEEGVVIEEFRKGFQLGERLLRPSMVKVSAGPGPAKGNTEEQSEENAGESETSEEGSSETTPTEG, translated from the exons ATGGCCACCGCCGCAATGTTAAAAACGCCACCAACCTTCAGTACACCCGCAGCCTATCTTTGCAGTACCGCCGCCGGTGGTTCCTCCGTCAAACCTCCTCAGATTTCCTTTACATCCACTAGGCTCTCACTGCCTTTGATACGCTGTCGTATTCACCACTCCAGACACCACAAGAGGAGGACTGGCATCAAATTTCTCAGCCTCTCCGCTCAGAAATTCTCTACCTGCGCTGCTAATGGAGAAACCGCGGAGGCCGAAACCGAGACACAAGAGAAAGAGCCGGCTCAAGGATCTGATTCGGAGCCTCAAATTGAG GGGGACACTGATGGCACTGCTAATGTTGATGGTTCTAGTGAGACTACTGATGCAGTTGCGGATGAACCAAGTTCTTTGGTTATAGCTTCTTTAAACTTATATAAGGAGGCTCTAGCAAATAATGATGATTCAAAAGTTACCGAAGTAGAATCTTTCTTAAAATCcattgaagaagaaaaaattgaTCTTGAGAGAAAGGTGACGAATTTATCTGAAGAATTGCAGTACGAGAAGGATCGAGTTCTTAGAATTAGTGCCGACTTTGACAATTTCCGTAAGCGGACGGAGAGAGACCGACTTTCACAGGTGTCAAATGCACGAGGAGAagttttagagaatttgttACCTGTACTGGATAATTTTGAGCGGGCTAAAGCTCAGATCAAAGTGGAAACTGAAGGAGAAGAAAAGATCACCAATAGTTACCAGAGCATATACAAGCAGTTTGTGGAGATTTTGGTGTCCCTGGGTGTTGTTCCTGTGGAGACTGTTGGGAAACCATTTGATCCGATG CTGCACGAAGCTATAATGCGCGAAGATTCAGCAGAATATGAAGAAGGTGTTGTTATTGAAGAATTCAGGAAGGGGTTTCAACTTGGTGAGAGACTTTTGAGACCCTCAATGGTGAAGGTATCAGCCGGTCCTGGACCTGCAAAAGGCAATACTGAAGAACAATCTGAGGAAAATGCAGGAGAAAGTGAAACCAGTGAAGAGGGCAGCTCTGAAACCACTCCAACTGAGGGATAA
- the LOC121797377 gene encoding protein DETOXIFICATION 21-like: MEGNNTQEALTKAVESGKNVINEESLQRKILVENKKMWVVAGPAIFTRFSTFGINVISQAFVGHIGSTELAAYALVLTLLTRFANGLLLGAASGLETLCGQAYGARQYHMLGIHLQRSWIVLIIMSTSLIPIYVCAAPLLRALGQNEVIAEEAWKIALWFIPVMYSFVVSFTCQMYLQTQSKNMIITYLAVCSLSIHLFLSWLLTVKFRFGVTGAMVSTVLAYWIPNIGQLIFVTSGGFPEMWTGFSTSAFSDLWPVVKLSVSSGAMLCLELWYNAILILLTGNLENAMVEVDALAICLNIIGWEMMISLGFLAAASVRVSNELGKGDSRTAKFSIVNIVVISLAIGLVLFALFLVFRKRLAYVFTEDRAVVAEVARLSPLLAFSILMNSVQPVLSGVAIGAGWQSVVVYVNIGCYYLIGIPIGVLLG, encoded by the exons ATGGAAGGTAATAATACTCAAGAAGCACTAACAAAGGCAGTAGAGTCTGGAAAAAATGTGATCAATGAGGAGAGTTTACAGAGGAAGATATTAGTGGAAAACAAGAAAATGTGGGTGGTGGCCGGCCCGGCCATCTTCACCCGATTCTCCACGTTTGGGATAAATGTCATTAGCCAAGCCTTTGTAGGCCACATCGGTTCCACTGAGCTTGCTGCCTATGCTCTCGTCTTGACCCTCCTTACTCGATTTGCCAACGGATTGCTG CTTGGAGCAGCCAGTGGATTGGAAACTCTATGTGGGCAAGCCTATGGTGCAAGGCAGTATCATATGCTTGGGATCCATCTTCAAAGatcatggattgttttgataaTTATGTCAACTTCACTCATCCCAATCTACGTATGTGCAGCCCCTCTCTTAAGAGCTCTAGGACAGAACGAAGTGATTGCTGAAGAGGCCTGGAAAATCGCCCTCTGGTTCATTCCAGTGATGTACTCCTTCGTCGTCTCATTTACCTGCCAAATGTACTTGCAAACACAGAGCAAAAACATGATCATAACATACCTTGCAGTGTGCTCACTCTCGATCCATCTCTTTCTCTCATGGCTTCTAACTGTCAAGTTCCGCTTTGGTGTCACCGGAGCAATGGTGTCCACTGTCTTGGCCTACTGGATTCCAAATATCGGCCAGTTGATCTTTGTCACGTCAGGAGGATTCCCTGAGATGTGGACAGGCTTTTCAACCTCGGCTTTCAGTGATCTTTGGCCAGTGGTCAAGCTTTCCGTGTCATCAGGCGCTATGCTTTG CCTCGAGCTCTGGTACAACGCGATACTGATACTTTTGACGGGAAATTTGGAGAATGCTATGGTAGAAGTTGATGCCCTTGCAATCTG TCTCAACATCATTGGCTGGGAAATGATGATATCTCTTGGATTCTTGGCTGCAGCAAG CGTACGCGTTTCAAACGAGCTTGGGAAGGGCGATTCCAGAACTGCAAAGTTCTCCATTGTCAACATAGTGGTGATCTCACTAGCCATAGGGCTGGTGCTGTTTGCACTCTTTCTAGTCTTTCGCAAGCGCCTGGCTTATGTATTCACGGAGGATCGTGCTGTGGTTGCTGAGGTGGCTCGGTTGTCGCCTCTGCTGGCATTCTCCATCCTCATGAACAGTGTCCAGCCAGTTCTTTCTG GAGTGGCGATTGGGGCCGGTTGGCAGAGTGTGGTTGTCTATGTTAATATTGGATGCTACTATTTGATAGGAATTCCTATTGGAGTTTTGCTTGGTTAA
- the LOC121795785 gene encoding protein DETOXIFICATION 21-like: MEGDPREALVKPVEEEEVDLKTKLWVENKKMWVVAAPAIFTRFSTFGINVISQAFVGHIGATELAAYALVFTLLTRFANGLLLGAANGLETLCGQAYGARQYHMLGIYLQRSWIVLICLTTALVPVYIFATPILIALGQDEVIAKEAGKIALWFIPVIYSYILSFTCQMYLQAQSKNMIITYLAVLSLTIHIFLSWLLTVKYHFGIPGAMVSTILAYWIPNFGQLIFVTCGGCRETWNGFSTLAFKDLWPVIKFSMSSGAMLCLELWYNAILILLTGNLKNARVAVDALSICLNIVGWEMMISLGFLSAASVRVSNELGRGDSKAAKFSIVNIVVTSTSVGLVLFVFFLFFRGRLAYIFTNEEDVAVEVAHLSPLLAFSILMNSVQPVLSGVAVGAGWQSVVVYVNLGCYYLIGIPIGVVLGYVIKLEVEGVWIGMLMGTLVQTIVLMIITKRTDWDKQVSAARTRLKRFFVNDQPNDGSSA; this comes from the exons ATGGAAGGTGATCCTCGAGAGGCGCTGGTGAAGCCTGTTGAAGAAGAGGAGGTTGATCTGAAGACGAAGCTATGGgtggagaacaagaagatgtGGGTAGTCGCTGCACCGGCCATTTTCACTCGATTTTCCACCTTTGGAATAAATGTCATCAGCCAAGCATTTGTTGGCCACATCGGTGCTACTGAGCTTGCTGCCTATGCTCTTGTTTTCACTCTCCTTACTCGATTTGCCAACGGATTGCTG TTGGGAGCGGCCAATGGATTGGAAACGCTATGCGGGCAAGCTTATGGCGCGAGGCAGTATCACATGCTTGGAATATATCTCCAAAGatcatggattgttttgatttgCCTCACCACTGCACTAGTGCCTGTCTATATTTTTGCAACCCCTATCCTGATAGCCCTAGGTCAGGATGAAGTTATTGCGAAAGAGGCGGGGAAGATCGCCCTCTGGTTCATCCCGGTCATATACTCTTACATCCTGTCATTTACCTGCCAGATGTACTTACAAGCGCAGAGCAAGAACATGATAATAACGTATTTGGCAGTGTTATCCTTGACAATCCACATTTTCCTGTCGTGGCTTTTAACCGTGAAGTATCATTTTGGTATACCTGGTGCAATGGTGTCCACTATCTTGGCCTACTGGATTCCAAACTTTGGCCAGCTAATTTTTGTCACTTGCGGAGGATGCCGTGAAACTTGGAATGGCTTTTCGACCTTAGCCTTCAAAGATCTTTGGCCAGTTATCAAATTTTCCATGTCATCCGGTGCCATGCTATG TCTTGAGCTCTGGTACAATGCCATACTGATCCTTTTGACTGGAAATTTGAAGAATGCTAGGGTCGCGGTTGATGCTCTTTCGATCTG CCTTAATATCGTTGGCTGGGAAATGATGATATCTCTTGGTTTCTTATCTGCCGCAAG TGTACGGGTCTCAAATGAGCTTGGAAGGGGGGACTCTAAAGCTGCAAAGTTTTCTATTGTGAATATTGTCGTAACTTCAACGTCCGTGGGACTAGTGCTGTTCGTATTTTTCCTATTCTTTCGTGGACGTCTAGCTTACATATTCACAAACGAAGAAGATGTGGCTGTGGAAGTTGCTCACTTGTCTCCTCTGCTGGCATTCTCCATTCTCATGAATAGCGTTCAACCAGTTCTTTCTG GTGTCGCAGTTGGGGCTGGGTGGCAGAGCGTTGTGGTATACGTCAACCTAGGATGTTATTATCTGATAGGAATTCCAATCGGGGTCGTGCTGGGTTATGTCATCAAGCTAGAAGTCGAG GGAGTATGGATTGGAATGCTGATGGGCACGTTGGTTCAAACGATAGTACTAATGATCATAACCAAGAGAACAGATTGGGATAAACAG GTCTCAGCTGCGAGGACGAGACTCAAACGGTTTTTCGTGAACGATCAACCAAATGACGGGTCATCGGCCTGA